In Capsicum annuum cultivar UCD-10X-F1 chromosome 8, UCD10Xv1.1, whole genome shotgun sequence, the genomic window tatcaagaatatagataagatctatcaagatctagtttatgtctatcaggatttgaagtatctgtcttttagtcagaaactaggagtattttttctataaatagagaaattttgttcattgtattctgaATCTTATTATCTCtcttcctcaagagaaataaagaagtctcccctcttctctctatttatttttattgttcttaATTTACATTTCATAACAATATCTAGTTTCTTCCACAACTAATAATTTTCTTACTGaacaaatttatataatttatagaaAAGGTTAGCTCTTCGCTcttgaaattgttttgattttataATCTAGAAACGTAACTTAAATCATAAACCTGAACAAAGAAAAAGTACAACATAGATAAATATTAATTACCTGGTACTTGGTAAAAAGAATCCTAAATTTATAATAGTAATGAACTACCTACAGAGAAATTAACATTAACATTGATGATAGAATCCTAAACCTAGAGGGAAGCCACATGCAGTAAAGAGTTCCAAGTATGTTAATATATTACAATATGTTCAAGAATTGTACACACTATTTCTTCTACAAATATTTCAATTATGCACAAAAAATTTACgcataaagaaaacaaaaaacttAAAAGAGAGAACTTATATTGGGACGAAACTTTCATCTACAGAAGattaaaacaaaaatcaataGCACAAAAGGGGTGaaataaaatagattaaaaagatATTGATTGATTTTACGTCAATAAAAAGTCCTTGGATGTCGATAATTTGATCTATTTGGAACTTGTATTTCATACACTTCAtgccaaaataacaaaatttctaaAGCTAAATAAATCGTAATAATTGTAATCTACAATGTCAGACATTATcaggaaaaaaacataaaacatataaattataGAACAAAAGCTTATTGTGCATACAAGCTACGATTTTTTCAAGATCGTTAGGCGAAGTGACTAACACTCGAGCCCTACCAGCCATGGTAAAAAATTCAATTGTATTCTTGACATTAGATTGGATCAAATAAATGATCAGTAAAATAGACACCAATTAGCTTTTAGTACAAATAAAAACCATCCAAATATATTACAAATCCTGAAAGACtacaactttaaaattaaattaaaaggaaAAGTTTGAATAGATATCACGTAAACGAAAAGAGGATTGAATATCAATAAATTTATCTGATATCTCAGCATCTTTTTGAAATCTTGACATTTATTACGTTTATTTagaattattttctattttaatggTAATGTAAGTAATATTAATGGTATTAAAAATATAGAAACGGAATCCTAACATAAATAAACAAACTTGTATTCAATAACGGAATGATAATTatggtaattttgagtttttccaaaaataaaaagactTTTTTCCATATAATTCTCAATATTagaatctatatttatatctatgtataatctataatttatatctataatctataatatattaaaagtgtgaagacattttgctttagacaaaattatcttttcatcttttgttccccaattaataaatatatgaaaaaatatttcctTCTCTACTTTATATTGGATTTGTAGGTCTAATCAAGAACTTTAAAAATATAGGTATAATAcgtgttgttttatttttctaattttaaaagttcaaaattaacaaatattttgacatatcgtttgtttttgtttttttctaaaaaaaaaaagaccatgGAGGCTATTttgattaattaaataaaaggaaagcaaaagtcttcacaaaattaaaaaaggcACATTAAACGTCTAAAAAGGGACAAAAGCTTAAACTCTTATTTTTCGGAAATTATTTACCAATATTAGAATAATATGAATTCCAAATAAACATCTAAAAAGGGACAAAAGCTAAAACTCTTGTTTGTATTAGTTTAATTTATTTGGAATCCATATTATTCTAATATTGGTAAATAATTttcgaaaaaagtaaaaatttattatatttagataatttctttCTTGAAAGAAAAGATTTTGGGCTTCTATAAATTGAAAATCGTTCTACAACAATTCAATGACATCTACAATGAGCACATGaaataagatttatttatttttggtattagaTTGTTCTTTATTGTCTACGATGGAACCAAGTCAAATTGAACAACTTTATGAATTATCAAACACTAATCATCGGCTTACTGAAGACACcaacaataatttaagaaattgCTAATGTATTCACCTACTTTACTTATATCCTAGATATTTACAAGTActatataactaattaaataaattatccatcttcacaagttcaaaaaatgttgaatttaattcttgcatttatttttactatttaaacaaatatcatatttaatgtaacatttgaactcattaaagtgaggtacacgcgcgaggcatGTACATTTAAACTAGTATTAATCAAATGACAATTgtttgagaaaaatagtaaaaagataattttgtctattatggAGTCTTTTAACGAAGAACAAAAAGTTCAGACAATATTTCTAAGGCTCTTCATACTTTTGATATAGTATAGATAGATATGGATAAGTGCATATTGACTCCTAATGGTGCATATTCTTTTGGGAGTGGCTGTATTGCCCTGAAAGGTTCCTTAACTAGATTACATGTAGCAGATTCGATATGGCGTCGTATATTAAGGATGATACTTGCTGCCTGTGTGATGGCTTCTGACACACACTCCCACCTGTTCACTGATTGTAATAAATAAGGTTAAAATTACTCCTCGTTTCATGGACGGGAATGGGATGCAACAATGTTCAGGAAGTCCAAAAAGTAAATGACAGCAGTACCACTTACCACACATAGGGTGTACAAATTTTTAACTGCATAGAACTGAATTTATACATAGCAATTGTGTAGTTCCATtgataaagaaagaaaactaTAGAGAAATTAAAGGTCTTACAGGGGTCTAGGAAATCAGTTGGATGTCGTTTATTTGTTCAACATTGTGTAATTTGCTTTTTGGTTTATTAGCTTTCTGGTTTATTGGAGGCCAGCTTAGAAGGTGGGTGTGATTTTTGAGCGTAATAATTTGGTTTTGACTATAGTAATATTTCAGTCATTACCATAAACTTTACTTATTTTTGGTCAAGAATGGGTGAATGACTTTTACCTTAAATGGCGTTATTTAGCTTCATAATGTAGAACACTCTGAATCACTTCCATCAACACTTGCACACAAAATTTAAAGGAAATAACATTTTAAAAGATGCTCTGAATGTTTGTCCAAATATAAGAGCTATTCCAACACAGAAAATCTCTTGATTTCAGAAAATTACTAAATGGTACTCCAAGAGCTCAAAATGAAAAGGTAAAATACATGCCACCAAACAATTTCAAAGTTGGATAGTTCAACGGCTTCAGAGATCAATGACACGAGAAAGCTTTTGAATGCGGTTCAACAAGAAGTCCCCTTGCTTGATCGTTGCCTGATAAAGAGCATTCTTTGCATCAGGACGATTAGTTTCCAATACTCCTGCTACTTTATCAATCTTGCAATGCAACTTCCCAGCTGCAATGAACCGAGATAATTCCCTGAATTGAAATAGAAAAGTTCAACTACTGTTACACAATCTATAGTGAATACACACTTTATATAGTCAATCAACGATCCATTATACAGCTAAGCATGAAATAGCACTCACAAGTCGATGAAATCCTCAGACACCCCAAAAGCCTTGGCCATGGCCTCAATAGTAACACTCTTGTAGGACTCCAGGAACTGGGAGTACACAACTGTTCTGACCTCCCTCATATAATATCTGAAGTGTGGTTGCAAGTAGCGATCCAATTTGATATGCTCCGTCAAGCCAGCTGAAAACACCATTAAGGTAAAAGTCAACCATTTTTCAACTGATACATAATTCACGGCCCACATGGCTAATGACCCCAGCTATCAACATATAGGTGAATCACAGATCACGAGTATATTACAGAAGAAATAGCATGCCTACCTCTCCTGTAACTCAATACTTAAGATCACATTTTAACACCACTCAACGCACATTGATAGctgtcaatttttcttttatgcaAGTGTCGACAACTGGTCTGTCGACTGCCCTCATCTCCAATAGTTAGTTCAATAATTCAGGTGAATTCAACCTAAGAAACGAGCTGACTAAGCAACCTAAGAAGAATTTGCAACGAGAATCACAAAGATGAACGGATATTACTTAGTAGGCAACTGGACAAGAACTATTATCCATTTGAAAAGTTCCAAACTTCTGGTGGAAGGTTCTTAGACAAGCCACCATACATATTCAAAAAGCAAAGAACACTTAAAAGACAATTCAAATCTGTAACTCTATTTGAAGTAAAATACGATGTAATACATGATATATTaacattattttcttttgatagtGGATATATGATATATCGACAATCTTCCCATCATGATATAAATCAGGTGCAGAAACAGcatcttttttgttcttttgataTGTGCCAGAACATTCTTTTGGTCTTATCAAGCTTATAATACTCACACGACAAATAACGAACATTAGACCCCAGACCTCCTTGCAGACATTCGAAAGACATGAAGAGAGAAATTAGGTGTCTATACAACAGTTGTCCAACCTATTTCACTATCAAGGTACTCCAAAACGAAAACACAATGCCATCTGAGGATTAAAACTTCCAAAAGGATTATGAATAGTCAAGACCTTGCAAACACTACTATTATCTGTCAAATTCGCCAGAAAATGCATCAGGGATCCATCGCAGTTTTAAAGGACATATCTACATTACCTTTCGGATACAGATATTCACAAACTACAAATGCACACTTAACCTACGAAAAGCAAAAATAAACAATGGAAAAGCTTACCAAATGAGGAGAAAAATGACTTGTACTGACACTCATATAATGAGTTCATAAACTCGGACAGATATGGAATCTTTCCAATTACTGTCAAGATCTCTGGTGCATCCACTACCTGCAACATATATGCCAccaaaatgaaattattattcaCGGTAACATCCAGGATATTCCAAGAGAACGCAAGTTTCAAAGTATACAAATTCCCATCCTACCAAACAGAGATATGAGAGGGAGTAAAAAGTGAATACCTTCTGTTTCAAGGAAACCCGATCCAAGGTAATGATGCTCGTAAGCACCGTATAAAATATGAAAGTATCATAAGGAAAAAGCTCATATGTGGTAAAAGTTGATATAGAATCTAGGAAAAGATCTGCTGCTTTCTTGAAGTTACGAGTGGACATGCAGAACAGCCCTTCATACACCTTCAACCTGTTCTTTCTCTCCCAGTCACCCCCCTCTTCAAATAATCTGTCAGACAAACACTGGGAGTTAGCTTAATAACAAGAAAGGGCATTTATAACATCATTACGATAGCATCGGAACTGCTTGTAAGACACTCCTACTTCTTTGCCTTGTCGATGCTTTTAGAGATGAGGTcaaaatccaagtcaaataatCCCATCTGCAAGGTGTAGAACACCAAGTCCATCTTTTGCCCAACTGCAACAGTTTTGCTCTCGGTCACCTTGAGTTGTTCAAGTGCTTTCTCCTGAATTTTAATCAAATGAGCTTGATTGAGATTTGCCCCGTGGAACAAGCTAACTCTGAGTAATTATATGAGTGAGAGACAGAGATATATGTAGAGAGAGAGCCTGCCTTGTCACCAATCCGAATGTAGAACAATGATTTTGCCAAATGAGCTTCCCGAACTTCACTTTCACCTAAGTTTTCTTCTGCATCAGCAATCCTTGATAAATTTATCAAGTTAGATGTGTAATTTAAGTGTAAAAAACAATAAATCTCCATTTTATGCAAAAGAATCCAGAAAACTTTCTCTCACATTCCCTGACTATGaattaaagggaaaaaaattgaaacagCACACCCGGGTATGCTCCATCTGGCTCAAAACAGTACACAAGGTATTCATCCAAAAAATGCCACACAATGACCTTTTCAAAAAATGGAAACCACTAAGCAGTACACAAGGTACTCATCCATTACTTCCTCTCCACTATtgtaaaaataaagattaatatgAACCATACATCAACTGTAAATAACAAATTTATTAGTATCAACATCCAAAGAATATGATTTCAAGCTTAATTCAAATTaaccacaaatttcaaaagtcCATGCCCAATGAAACTACatcatataaattgggacggaGAGAAAACAAATTTATGTCCAGCTTTTTTTTTCCCTCAATTTAGGTCCAACTTATAATTGGCTCCCTACTAGTATGTTCAAAAGGGTAACAATTTTCCAACATTTGaccccaaaaataaataaattaaccaATCAAAACAGACGAAAAGGGACTAAAATGCAGCAAAACAGCAGAGGAAAAAGATGCAATATCACAGATCACATAACATGCAGATATAAAGCACTCACTTGTCATCGAGTTTTTTGAGCTCATCACAATTTTTAGCACGCATAGAATCTAGAACCTTCTGATCCAAACTCAAAACCCCATTAGTAACTAGGGTTTCATACAACGGTACCATATCTGAAAAAACAAAACCCATTTACAAACAAATCAATACAAACCCACAAAAAAAAAGTTcgatttcaagaaaaaaaaatctatgaatTAGATGTACCATTGGAGAGTACAGCTTCCAATACTTCTTCACGGAGACGAACTTTGTCTAAGTCATTGACATCTGGATGTGTTAAACGGAATAGTTTGTGTGCCAGAACTAGCTGGGGTTGTTGTGTTCCTTCTTCAGAATCCATAGCTATTTTCTCCTTTGATGTTTTCTGGGATTTCACtgagtctcagtttcagattcttTCCTTGTGAAAGGGGCATcaagtttttttcctttttggagaTGTATAAATTGACATACATATACCACGCTTACAAATGAAAAAATTTGGCTGATAAACCTAGGTAAAGTTTCCAACTAGCGATATGTTTTACTctcattttctcattttaaaacaaaataaaaaataactataataaagaattcaattatattaacatattaaaaattatgagagctacttaaaatataaaatcttaagtatttttttaatttcaaattactTCTTTCcccctttctctctttcttctcctccattcttattgaaaactcattaattctttaattttctcccttttgagactcttatttttatttttaactattcTATCTCTTCTCAAATTTATAAGTTTTTCTACTCCCCTTTATTTTTAGTAccatttatttctaaaaaaaaaaaattgtgtatatatatgtaatcggTCGGATAAAAAGAGATCGATGATTAATCCGTCGGATTAAAAATGATCGATGATTAATCTGTTAGACTAATTAGTATAATCGGTCAGCTATTAAATAGCATAGAAGACCGATGAATAATATTGGTCGGATCGATAATAGATTTGTTCATATATCGTTCGAATCGATAATCGATCTGTCCATGTATCGATCAAATCGATAATCAATCTGTCCATATATTATTTGGATTGGTCGGATTGATAATCTATCTGCCCATATATTGTTCGAATTGATAATCTATTTGTCAAATCGATAATCGATCTATCCATCATAAATTAGGTTTCGAATTAAtttgtataattttaaaaagattttggTGGGAGGaattttgtttaaattatgtAAGTTGGTGATTTGTGGACTAATTTGTGACTTTTAAAACTTGCAAATAAATTTctaatcacaaataaatttaatataaaagtaGGTCATTTCCCTAAAAAGAAAAACTTGTAGtccatttaattaaaaagtagacTTGAAGAGGTCATTTAACAAAGAATCTCCTTACAAATAATTGGTGTCCGTTTAGCCAAAAACAGATAAGCAAATTATTAACCTAcgaatcaacatatatatatatatatatatatatatatatatatatgcatgatgatgtggcatgcctcaaAATTCAACATTCCTATttatctaatttctaatttttttttaagctttattttcaaattaatttctttttttaattctatccGTTTGCTTCTtaataaattcattaaatatcatttaatttcACACGTTACACTAgcaacaaaaaaagataaatttcgCGGCTTCAAAACAATCCTCGGTCTTCTCCTATTCCCTTTACCAAGTATCATTaacaatttttctcaaaaaaaataaaaaataataatcaaagctTCATTTGCTTTCTTCATCTCTTATTTGAGCAGATAAAGAACGAAGATTTGATTCTTGACTGTTAAGATTTCAACGCAGTATCAATAACATCAGCCACAAGTTCCTCTTCATTAACCACAAATCAGATCGGACCGACACTTCCTAGAATCGTAATCCTAATCAAAATCTGATTCTCTTTTTCGGTTTGatttttctttggcttgtaaaaacatcttattttttacaattttaattttttttttttgaaaatttattttttcaattaaaccaaaaaaaagggGGTagcttttgagttttgaaaaaaaaaaaggagagagtaGTTTAAAGGTCAACGTCGATACAGCAAAAGTATCATCCTTCTTTGCAAGAGCCAAAAGAGAAAGCAGAAGAAACAGAGAATTCCTCTTTTCGGTGTTAAAGGGAAGATCATTAACAAGTTTTTTAGGATTTCTACCATTCACAATTtaatttcttgaaagaaaaaaaattaaaaagtgaaagaATATATGAAAGAAAATGAAGTTTTTATGGGAGGAAAAGTAGAGAGGAatacagagagagagagaaagattgatgatgatgagtttTGGGCTAGGGGTTTTTTGGGGGATAAAAAGAGAAGTGGATTTTATATAGGATTAAGGTTTTCTATTTTTGCtgctatttctattttatgaaattttttagagTGTTTATGATTTTTGACTATTTTGCTAAAGTAAAGGAGTGAGCGCTTGAAGGTAGGGAGATATATGACATCTTAAGTGGTAGTGTCAATTTAACCAAAAAAGTAAATTCTTGTAAGCAaagaaaattttcaagattttttataaaagtaagtttttgaattaaaaaaactaatgactatgtttttctttttgaatttatatAGGAAACTAAATAACAACAGTCTTAGTGGAACTGTTCTTTTGAAATTGTCCAATATGACT contains:
- the LOC107839083 gene encoding 26S proteasome non-ATPase regulatory subunit 6 homolog (The RefSeq protein has 2 substitutions compared to this genomic sequence) yields the protein MDSEEGTQQPQLVLAHKLFRLTHPDVNDLDKVRLREEVLEAVLSNDMVPLYETLVTNGVLSLDQKVLDSMRAKNCDELKKLDDKIADAEENLGESEVREAHLAKSLFYIRIGDKEKALEQLKVTESKTVAVGQKMDLAFYTLQMGLFDLDFDLISKSIDKAKKLFEEGGDWERKNRLKVYEGLFCMSTRNFKKAADLFLDSISTFTTYELFPYDTFIFYTVLTSIITLDRVSLKQKVVDAPEILTVIGKIPYLSEFMNSLYECQYKSFFSSFAGLTEHIKLDRYLQPHFRYYMREVRTVVYSQFLESYKSVTIEAMAKAFGVFEDFIDLELSRFIAAGKLHCKIDKVAGVLETNRPDAKNALYQATIKQGDFLLNRIQKLSRVIDL